In Asanoa sp. WMMD1127, one genomic interval encodes:
- a CDS encoding TetR/AcrR family transcriptional regulator, giving the protein MVRIRTRDEILRVAGELFTRYGFKGTSLHDIAAEVGCSKATLLYHFAHKDAILLALLEPAKQALIDLVARLAGVDDKGVQEVAIDGFVELVLRYRREVALIYDVTPQFLQEPAFAAVRELTDALRAGFAGRSADPADHVAAEVLLGGIAAVVIDDKRVEAELRPALIAVARRALIPGKKD; this is encoded by the coding sequence GTGGTTCGCATTCGGACGCGTGACGAGATCCTGCGGGTCGCCGGGGAGCTGTTTACCCGGTACGGCTTCAAAGGCACCTCCCTGCACGACATCGCCGCTGAGGTGGGGTGTTCCAAGGCGACCCTGCTCTACCACTTCGCCCACAAGGACGCGATCCTCCTTGCCCTCCTGGAGCCCGCCAAGCAGGCACTGATCGACCTCGTCGCGAGACTCGCCGGCGTCGACGACAAGGGCGTCCAGGAGGTCGCCATCGACGGGTTCGTCGAGCTCGTGCTGCGCTACCGGCGCGAGGTCGCGCTGATCTACGACGTCACCCCGCAGTTCCTGCAGGAGCCCGCGTTCGCCGCGGTTCGGGAGCTGACCGACGCCCTCAGGGCCGGTTTCGCCGGGCGGTCCGCCGATCCGGCCGACCACGTCGCCGCCGAGGTGTTGCTCGGTGGGATCGCGGCTGTGGTCATCGATGACAAGCGTGTTGAGGCGGAGTTGCGACCGGCGTTGATCGCCGTGGCCCGCCGTGCCCTCATACCCGGGAAGAAGGACTGA
- a CDS encoding DUF305 domain-containing protein, translating to MSLVALALIAGAVGISVAARRGGDTPDVAAPSPGRVVQPGAPGQDSRTLSPDELARLSAPPHSAADAEFMRRMVTHHSQALELTVLVAGRTTSTDIPQLAKRIEVSQQDEIAQLRQWLVDRGEPLPEPHADHVGHGNLMPGMLDATDIAALAAAQGPAFDKLFLELMIRHHEGAITMVQQLYRDGGGVESAADRVAREVNADQSIEVRRMREMLAKR from the coding sequence GTGTCGTTGGTCGCCCTGGCGCTGATCGCAGGGGCTGTCGGGATCTCGGTCGCCGCCCGGCGCGGCGGCGACACCCCTGATGTCGCCGCACCGTCGCCGGGCCGGGTGGTGCAGCCGGGCGCGCCCGGCCAGGACTCCCGGACACTGTCCCCCGACGAGCTCGCCCGGCTCTCGGCGCCGCCGCACTCGGCGGCCGACGCCGAGTTCATGCGCAGGATGGTCACGCACCACTCGCAGGCCCTCGAGCTGACCGTGCTGGTCGCCGGCCGCACCACCAGCACCGACATCCCGCAGCTGGCCAAGCGGATCGAGGTGTCGCAGCAGGACGAGATCGCGCAGCTGCGACAGTGGCTGGTCGACCGGGGTGAGCCGCTGCCGGAGCCGCACGCCGACCACGTCGGTCACGGGAACCTCATGCCGGGCATGCTCGACGCCACCGACATCGCGGCGCTCGCGGCGGCCCAGGGGCCGGCCTTCGACAAGCTCTTCCTGGAGCTGATGATCCGCCACCACGAGGGCGCGATCACGATGGTGCAGCAGCTCTACCGCGACGGCGGCGGCGTCGAGTCGGCCGCCGACCGGGTGGCCCGCGAGGTCAACGCGGACCAGTCGATCGAGGTCCGCCGCATGCGCGAGATGCTCGCGAAACGCTGA
- a CDS encoding discoidin domain-containing protein: MRRTRIAAAALAAALVTVGWQVPAQAAGGPNLALGKSASASSTNGGFGAGNLNDGNAGSYWESSGALPQWGQVDLGASTSIDQVVLKLPGGWGARNQTVTLQGSTNGSTFSTLVAGASYAFNPGSGNAVTINFAATSTRYVRASISANTGWGAAQLSELEVYGAGGTGTGNLAQGKATAESGHADVYGSGNVVDGNQGTYWESTNNSFPEWVQVDLGSAQAVNRVVLKLPTSGWGTRTQTLSVQGSTTGTTFSDLAGSQTYTFNPAVAGNSVTITFNQATTRYVRINVTANSSWPAGQLSEVEVYGPGGSTPDTTPPSVPGTLSYTVSGTTITLNWGASTDTGGSGLAGYNVFRNGTQIATTGTGTSYQDSQPATATVSYYVRARDNAGNLSGNSNTVTRTGTQPGDTTPPSVPGTLSYSVSGTTITLNWGASTDTGGSGLAGYNVFRNGTQIATTGTGTSYQDSQPATATVSYYVRARDNAGNLSGNSNTVTRTGTQPPGCTNVAAGKTMSATGSTFTFTPDKANDGQLGTYWEGGAGYPQDLTVALGANHGITGVNVKLNPDASWGTRTQTIQVLGRDQAGSTFTSLVPATAYQFTQGNNVVAIPVSATAADVRLRFTSNTGAPSGQVAEFEVCGTPAPNPDLTVSAVSWSPAQPNESSTITLSATVANIGTAAAGATTVNFSLGGLVVGSATVGALAAGGSQTVTFNAGARAQGSYAVTAVVDPTNTIVEQNNANNSTTAASQLVVAQAPGPDLQVTGVTTNPSNPAVGAPVSFTVSVNNRGTTTAAASVTRLAVGSTTLNTNTGTIAAGATATVAVSGTWTATSGGATITATADATNVVAETNESNNTRTQSIVVGRGAAVPYTSYEAENGSYTGTLVEADPLRQFGHTNFGSESSGRRSVRLTSQGQYVQFTSTVPTNSIVVRNSIPDAPGGGGTTATISLYANDQFVQKLTLSSRNSWLYGLTDDTEGLSNTPQSNARRLFDESQALLATSYPAGTRFKLQRDAGDDAAFYYIDLVDLEQVAPALSQPAGCTSITTYGAVPNDNVDDSAAIQRAVTDDENGVISCVWIPAGQWRQEQKILSPDPTRTGYNQKGIRNAVIRGAGMWHTKLYTNTEPQNVQGNINHPHEGNVGFDIDDNTQISDLAIFGMTTNRNTRGHGINGRLGKNTKISNVWIEHVNVGAWVGRDYSDTPAYWNPGDGIEFSGMRIRDTYADGINFANGTRNSRVFNSSFRTTGDDSLAVWSSTYVKDQSVDIGHDNHFTNNTIQLPWRANGIAVYGGYGNTIENNLVYDTMNYPGIMLATDHSPIPFSGTTTIANNGLYRTGGAFWGEAQKFGAITLFAPSTGIPGVVIRDSEIVDSTYDGIQFKSGGGRVTATITNVRIDKSNNGAGILAMNGANGTATLSNVTITNSATGDIVREQGTSFVITGQ, from the coding sequence ATGAGACGCACCCGAATCGCGGCCGCCGCCCTCGCGGCGGCCCTCGTCACCGTGGGTTGGCAGGTGCCGGCGCAGGCCGCCGGCGGACCCAACCTCGCCCTCGGCAAATCCGCCTCGGCCAGCTCAACCAACGGCGGCTTCGGCGCCGGCAACCTCAACGACGGCAACGCCGGCAGCTACTGGGAGAGCTCCGGCGCCCTGCCGCAGTGGGGCCAGGTCGACCTCGGCGCCAGCACCAGCATCGACCAGGTCGTGCTGAAGCTGCCCGGCGGCTGGGGCGCCCGCAACCAGACCGTCACCCTCCAGGGCAGCACCAACGGCAGCACGTTCAGCACGCTCGTCGCCGGCGCGAGCTACGCGTTCAACCCCGGCAGCGGCAACGCCGTGACGATCAACTTCGCCGCGACCAGCACCCGGTACGTGCGGGCCAGCATCTCCGCCAACACCGGCTGGGGCGCGGCACAGCTGTCGGAGCTCGAGGTCTACGGCGCCGGCGGCACGGGCACCGGCAACCTCGCGCAGGGCAAGGCGACGGCCGAGAGCGGCCACGCCGACGTCTACGGCTCCGGCAACGTCGTCGACGGCAACCAGGGCACCTACTGGGAGAGCACCAACAACTCGTTCCCGGAGTGGGTGCAGGTCGACCTCGGCTCGGCCCAGGCCGTCAACCGGGTCGTGCTGAAGCTCCCGACGAGCGGCTGGGGCACCCGCACGCAGACGCTGAGCGTGCAGGGCAGCACCACCGGCACGACGTTCAGCGATCTGGCCGGCTCGCAGACCTACACGTTCAACCCGGCGGTGGCCGGCAACTCGGTCACGATCACGTTCAACCAGGCCACCACGCGGTACGTGCGGATCAACGTCACCGCCAACAGCTCCTGGCCGGCCGGCCAGCTCTCCGAGGTCGAGGTGTACGGCCCGGGCGGCAGCACGCCGGACACCACGCCGCCGAGCGTGCCGGGCACCCTGTCCTACACCGTTTCCGGGACCACCATCACGCTCAACTGGGGCGCGTCCACCGACACCGGTGGCTCGGGGCTGGCCGGCTACAACGTCTTCCGCAACGGCACGCAGATCGCGACGACCGGCACCGGAACGTCCTACCAGGACAGCCAGCCGGCGACCGCCACGGTCTCCTACTACGTGCGGGCGCGGGACAACGCCGGCAACCTCTCCGGAAACAGCAACACGGTCACCCGCACCGGCACGCAGCCCGGCGACACCACGCCGCCGAGCGTGCCGGGCACGTTGTCCTACAGCGTGTCGGGGACGACGATCACGCTCAACTGGGGCGCGTCCACCGACACGGGCGGCTCGGGGCTGGCCGGCTACAACGTCTTCCGCAACGGCACGCAGATCGCGACGACCGGCACCGGGACGTCCTACCAGGACAGCCAGCCGGCGACGGCCACGGTCTCCTACTACGTGCGGGCGCGGGACAACGCCGGCAACCTCTCGGGCAACAGCAACACGGTCACCCGCACCGGCACGCAGCCGCCGGGCTGCACCAACGTGGCCGCCGGCAAGACGATGAGCGCGACCGGCTCCACGTTCACCTTCACGCCCGACAAGGCGAACGACGGCCAGCTCGGCACCTACTGGGAGGGCGGCGCGGGCTACCCGCAGGACCTCACGGTCGCGCTGGGCGCCAACCACGGCATCACCGGCGTCAACGTCAAGCTCAACCCGGACGCGTCGTGGGGCACCCGTACCCAGACGATCCAGGTCCTCGGTCGTGACCAGGCCGGCTCGACGTTCACCAGCCTGGTGCCGGCCACCGCCTACCAGTTCACGCAGGGCAACAACGTCGTGGCGATCCCGGTCTCGGCGACCGCCGCGGACGTGCGGCTGCGCTTCACCTCCAACACCGGCGCCCCGTCGGGCCAGGTGGCGGAGTTCGAGGTCTGCGGCACGCCGGCGCCCAACCCTGATCTCACGGTCAGCGCGGTGAGCTGGAGCCCGGCGCAGCCCAACGAGAGCAGCACCATCACGCTGTCGGCCACCGTGGCGAACATCGGCACGGCGGCGGCCGGCGCGACGACCGTCAACTTCAGCCTCGGCGGCCTGGTCGTCGGCTCGGCCACCGTCGGAGCGCTGGCGGCCGGCGGGTCGCAGACCGTCACGTTCAACGCCGGGGCGCGGGCCCAGGGCAGCTACGCCGTGACGGCGGTGGTGGACCCGACCAACACGATCGTCGAGCAGAACAACGCCAACAACAGCACGACGGCGGCGTCGCAGCTCGTGGTCGCCCAGGCGCCGGGGCCGGACCTGCAGGTCACGGGCGTCACCACGAACCCGTCGAACCCCGCGGTCGGCGCCCCGGTCTCCTTCACGGTGAGCGTCAACAACCGGGGCACCACGACGGCGGCGGCCAGCGTCACCCGGCTCGCGGTCGGCTCGACGACGCTCAACACCAACACCGGCACGATCGCGGCGGGCGCGACGGCGACCGTGGCCGTGTCCGGCACGTGGACCGCGACCAGCGGCGGGGCGACCATCACCGCGACCGCGGACGCGACCAACGTGGTGGCGGAGACCAACGAGAGCAACAACACGCGTACGCAGTCCATCGTGGTCGGTCGCGGCGCCGCCGTGCCGTACACCTCGTACGAGGCGGAGAACGGCTCCTACACCGGCACGCTGGTCGAGGCCGACCCGCTGCGGCAGTTCGGGCACACCAACTTCGGCTCCGAGTCGTCGGGGCGCAGGTCGGTGCGGTTGACCAGCCAGGGCCAGTACGTGCAGTTCACCTCGACCGTGCCGACCAACTCGATCGTGGTGCGCAACTCGATTCCGGACGCGCCCGGCGGTGGCGGGACCACGGCGACGATCAGCCTCTACGCCAACGACCAGTTCGTGCAGAAGCTGACGCTGTCGTCGCGCAACAGCTGGCTCTACGGCCTGACCGACGACACCGAGGGCCTGTCGAACACCCCGCAGTCCAACGCCCGCCGGCTCTTCGACGAGTCGCAGGCGTTGCTGGCCACGTCATATCCGGCCGGCACGCGGTTCAAGCTGCAGCGTGACGCCGGTGACGACGCGGCGTTCTACTACATCGACCTGGTCGACCTGGAGCAGGTGGCGCCGGCGCTGAGCCAGCCGGCGGGCTGCACCTCGATCACGACGTACGGCGCCGTGCCGAACGACAACGTCGACGACTCGGCCGCGATCCAGCGGGCCGTCACCGACGACGAGAACGGCGTGATCTCCTGCGTCTGGATCCCGGCCGGGCAGTGGCGGCAGGAGCAGAAGATCCTCTCGCCGGACCCGACCCGCACCGGCTACAACCAGAAGGGCATCCGCAACGCCGTCATCCGCGGCGCCGGCATGTGGCACACGAAGCTCTACACCAACACCGAGCCGCAGAACGTGCAGGGCAACATCAACCACCCGCACGAGGGCAACGTCGGCTTCGACATCGACGACAACACGCAGATCTCCGACCTGGCCATCTTCGGGATGACCACCAACCGCAACACCCGCGGCCACGGCATCAACGGCCGGCTGGGCAAGAACACGAAGATCAGCAACGTGTGGATCGAGCACGTCAACGTCGGCGCCTGGGTCGGCCGCGACTACTCGGATACGCCGGCCTACTGGAACCCGGGCGACGGGATCGAGTTCTCCGGCATGCGGATCCGCGACACGTACGCCGACGGCATCAACTTCGCCAACGGCACGCGCAACTCGCGGGTGTTCAACTCCTCGTTCCGCACCACGGGCGACGACTCGCTGGCGGTCTGGTCGAGCACCTACGTGAAGGACCAGTCGGTCGACATCGGACACGACAACCACTTCACGAACAACACCATCCAGCTGCCCTGGCGGGCCAACGGCATCGCGGTCTACGGCGGCTACGGCAACACCATCGAGAACAACCTGGTGTACGACACGATGAACTACCCGGGCATCATGCTGGCGACCGACCACTCGCCGATCCCGTTCAGCGGGACCACGACGATCGCCAACAACGGTCTCTACCGCACGGGTGGCGCGTTCTGGGGCGAGGCGCAGAAGTTCGGCGCGATCACGCTGTTCGCGCCGAGCACCGGCATCCCCGGCGTGGTCATCCGCGACTCGGAGATCGTCGACTCCACCTACGACGGCATCCAGTTCAAGAGCGGCGGCGGCCGGGTGACGGCGACGATCACCAACGTACGGATCGACAAGTCCAACAACGGCGCCGGCATCCTCGCGATGAACGGCGCGAACGGCACCGCCACGCTGTCCAACGTGACGATCACCAACTCGGCGACCGGCGACATCGTCCGGGAGCAGGGCACCTCGTTCGTCATCACCGGCCAGTGA
- a CDS encoding TetR-like C-terminal domain-containing protein — protein MEASRVPARPYHHGDLRAALIAEGLRAARSGGAAALGMRELTRAVGVTPNAAYRHFADRHALVLAVAVEAQELVARAMHERMPSIGRDVAPASAAVDRLRAVGLGYIHFARTERGWFELAFLTQEAGPVGVDGVPPPYQLLVEALDGLVAAGVLTAAQRADAEWPCWSTVHGFADLATRGPLQHQDPAVVDAQAARVVDTVIRGLGVAPGLLHTRPSGEPEHG, from the coding sequence GTGGAGGCTTCCAGAGTGCCGGCACGCCCCTACCATCACGGCGATCTCCGGGCCGCGCTGATCGCGGAGGGCCTGCGCGCCGCCCGCTCCGGCGGCGCGGCCGCGCTGGGGATGCGCGAGCTGACGCGCGCCGTCGGGGTCACGCCCAACGCCGCCTACCGGCACTTCGCCGACCGCCACGCGCTGGTCCTCGCCGTCGCCGTCGAGGCGCAGGAGCTGGTGGCGCGGGCCATGCACGAGCGGATGCCGTCGATCGGCCGCGACGTCGCGCCGGCTTCGGCTGCCGTCGACCGGCTGCGCGCGGTCGGGCTCGGCTACATCCACTTCGCCCGCACGGAGCGGGGTTGGTTCGAGCTGGCGTTCCTGACGCAGGAGGCGGGACCGGTCGGGGTCGATGGCGTGCCGCCGCCGTACCAGCTCCTGGTCGAGGCGCTGGACGGCCTGGTCGCGGCCGGCGTGCTGACCGCCGCGCAGCGTGCGGACGCCGAATGGCCGTGCTGGTCGACCGTGCACGGCTTCGCGGACCTGGCCACCCGCGGCCCGCTCCAGCACCAGGACCCGGCCGTGGTCGACGCCCAGGCCGCCCGGGTCGTCGACACCGTCATCCGCGGCCTGGGCGTGGCGCCCGGGCTGCTCCACACCCGACCGTCAGGAGAACCGGAGCATGGCTGA
- a CDS encoding DUF1905 domain-containing protein has protein sequence MAEPLDATFTAPIRVDGAFPTYIELPGSHDLLGTRKPVKVSGTIDGHAFDATLMPSGQGPHWLPVRAALKKTIGKDAGADVEVRLTARR, from the coding sequence ATGGCTGAGCCACTGGACGCGACCTTCACCGCACCGATCCGCGTCGACGGCGCGTTCCCGACCTACATCGAGCTGCCGGGGTCGCACGACCTGCTGGGCACCCGCAAGCCGGTCAAGGTCAGCGGCACCATCGACGGCCACGCCTTCGACGCGACCCTGATGCCGTCGGGCCAGGGCCCGCACTGGCTGCCGGTCCGGGCGGCCCTGAAGAAGACGATCGGCAAGGACGCCGGCGCCGACGTCGAGGTCCGCCTCACCGCCCGCCGCTGA
- a CDS encoding MMPL family transporter: MATLLYRLGRAAYRRRRLVVVLWLVLLAGLGGAAVAFKGPTSSNFTMPGTESQRAIDALQHEFPEASGAVGTIVVGAPEGRTLTDPPLTNAVKQLVAEANQLPGVVAAVDPFQAKAISQDTRYALVQVQYEGRADELTDAERDAYEQAGAAAEAAGLRVGHGGEVMNSPPEVGSTEAIGVVVALVVLLVTFGSLVAAGMTMLNALIGVGAGMAGLFALSSVVSLTDVTPVLALMLGLAVGIDYSLFITSRHRQHLVEGIEPEEAAARAVGTAGSAVVFAGVTVVIALAGLAVVGIPFLSAMGLAAAGTVAVAVLVAITLLPALLGFAGKRVLPRRQRDAAPRAHKEGFGFRWARFITRARIPVIILGIVGLGALALPAADMRLALPDAGSGPEGTPARVAADMVAEGFGPGFNGRLTLVVSSDSAEQTAAAVQQVAPALEGTPNLVAVTPPTVSGDQRTALLGIIPTEGPTAESTETLVHDVRAKTHGLGGADVAVTGQTAVGVDVSEKLADALPVYLLIVVGLSVLLLMLVFRSILVPIKAALGFLLTVGATFGITVWIFQEGHLADLLGIGTPGPLISFLPILLVGILFGLAMDYEVFLVSRMREDYVHGAGAHEATIAGMGHGARVVTAAALIMTSVFAGFVLIDDPIIKSVGFALALGVAIDAFVVRMTIVPAVMSLLGRGAWWLPRWLDRALPNVDIEGEKLRAELSEPAPKVPVGV; the protein is encoded by the coding sequence ATGGCAACCCTGCTCTACCGGCTGGGCCGGGCCGCGTACCGCCGGCGCAGGCTGGTCGTCGTGCTCTGGCTCGTGCTGCTCGCCGGGCTCGGCGGCGCGGCCGTCGCCTTCAAGGGCCCGACCTCGAGCAACTTCACCATGCCGGGCACCGAGTCGCAGCGCGCGATCGATGCCCTGCAGCACGAGTTTCCCGAGGCCAGTGGCGCGGTCGGGACGATCGTCGTGGGGGCGCCCGAGGGGCGCACGCTGACGGACCCGCCGCTCACCAACGCCGTCAAGCAGCTGGTGGCCGAAGCCAACCAGCTGCCGGGGGTGGTCGCCGCGGTCGACCCGTTCCAGGCCAAGGCCATCTCCCAGGACACGCGGTACGCACTGGTCCAGGTCCAGTACGAAGGCCGCGCCGACGAGCTCACCGATGCCGAGCGCGACGCGTACGAGCAGGCCGGTGCCGCCGCCGAGGCCGCGGGGCTACGGGTCGGGCACGGCGGTGAGGTGATGAACTCGCCGCCCGAGGTCGGCAGCACCGAGGCGATCGGTGTCGTGGTCGCGCTGGTCGTGCTGCTGGTGACGTTCGGGTCGCTGGTCGCCGCCGGCATGACGATGCTCAACGCGCTCATCGGCGTCGGCGCCGGCATGGCGGGGCTGTTCGCGCTCAGCAGCGTGGTCTCGCTGACCGACGTGACGCCGGTGCTGGCGCTGATGCTCGGCCTCGCGGTCGGCATCGACTACTCGCTGTTCATCACGTCGCGGCACCGCCAGCACCTCGTCGAGGGGATCGAGCCCGAGGAGGCCGCGGCCCGGGCGGTGGGTACGGCCGGGTCCGCCGTCGTGTTCGCCGGCGTCACGGTGGTCATCGCGCTGGCCGGGCTCGCCGTGGTCGGCATCCCCTTCCTGAGCGCGATGGGTCTCGCCGCCGCCGGCACCGTCGCGGTCGCCGTGCTCGTGGCGATCACGTTGCTGCCCGCGCTGCTCGGGTTCGCAGGCAAGCGGGTGCTGCCGCGCCGCCAGCGCGACGCCGCGCCGCGCGCCCACAAGGAGGGCTTCGGCTTCCGGTGGGCGCGGTTCATCACCCGGGCCCGGATTCCCGTGATCATCCTGGGGATCGTCGGCCTGGGCGCCCTGGCGCTGCCCGCCGCGGACATGCGGCTCGCGCTGCCGGACGCCGGATCCGGACCGGAGGGTACGCCCGCCCGCGTCGCCGCCGACATGGTGGCCGAGGGCTTCGGGCCCGGCTTCAACGGCCGGCTGACGCTGGTCGTCTCGAGCGACTCGGCGGAGCAGACCGCCGCGGCGGTGCAGCAGGTGGCCCCGGCTTTGGAGGGCACGCCCAACCTGGTCGCCGTAACGCCGCCGACCGTCAGTGGCGACCAGCGGACGGCGCTGCTCGGCATCATCCCCACCGAGGGGCCGACGGCAGAGAGCACCGAGACGCTGGTGCACGACGTGCGGGCGAAGACCCACGGTCTCGGCGGCGCGGACGTCGCCGTGACCGGGCAGACCGCGGTCGGCGTCGACGTGTCGGAGAAGCTCGCCGACGCGCTGCCGGTCTACCTGCTGATCGTCGTCGGCCTGTCGGTGCTGCTCCTGATGCTCGTCTTCCGCTCGATCCTCGTGCCGATCAAGGCGGCGCTGGGCTTCCTGCTGACGGTCGGCGCGACGTTCGGCATCACCGTCTGGATCTTCCAGGAGGGCCACCTGGCCGACCTGCTCGGCATCGGTACGCCCGGCCCGCTGATCAGCTTCCTGCCGATCCTGCTGGTGGGCATCCTGTTCGGGTTGGCGATGGACTACGAGGTCTTCCTGGTGTCCCGGATGCGCGAGGACTACGTGCACGGCGCCGGCGCGCACGAGGCGACGATCGCCGGCATGGGCCACGGGGCCCGGGTGGTCACCGCGGCGGCGCTGATCATGACCAGCGTCTTCGCCGGCTTCGTGCTGATCGACGACCCGATCATCAAGTCGGTCGGCTTCGCGTTGGCGCTCGGCGTCGCGATCGACGCGTTCGTGGTGCGGATGACCATCGTGCCGGCGGTGATGTCGCTGCTGGGCCGCGGCGCGTGGTGGCTGCCCCGCTGGCTCGACCGCGCCCTGCCCAACGTCGACATCGAGGGGGAGAAGCTGCGGGCGGAGCTGTCCGAGCCGGCCCCCAAGGTCCCGGTCGGCGTCTGA